The following are encoded together in the Arcticibacterium luteifluviistationis genome:
- the rsfS gene encoding ribosome silencing factor: MKKTKQLSSTELSQIIIEGMHEKKANEVVLMDLRKINNAVTDFFVICSGNSDTQIDAIAKSVEGLVDKKTGQNAWNREGKTQREWILLDYVDVVVHVFKSDKRGFYDIESLWGDADITYFGDDMKPTKELVN, translated from the coding sequence ATGAAAAAAACTAAGCAACTTTCAAGCACTGAATTAAGTCAAATTATCATTGAAGGGATGCACGAAAAGAAGGCAAATGAAGTTGTCTTAATGGATTTACGCAAAATCAACAATGCCGTTACCGACTTTTTCGTCATTTGCTCGGGTAACTCCGACACACAAATAGATGCTATTGCCAAGTCAGTGGAAGGACTAGTAGATAAAAAGACTGGTCAAAATGCTTGGAACAGAGAAGGGAAGACCCAAAGAGAGTGGATCCTTTTAGATTATGTGGACGTAGTAGTTCATGTATTTAAAAGTGACAAAAGAGGTTTTTATGATATTGAATCTCTCTGGGGCGATGCAGACATCACATATTTTGGTGATGACATGAAACCGACCAAAGAATTGGTCAATTAA
- a CDS encoding porin family protein, whose product MKNLLTITLLFSFFLANAQVQESDSLESKPAIPIDKSLYKKNKFKFSWGVRGGLSKTRVNTTSGDVIQITQSGTPLISNGSVVRDELVSNSAFGNGYQGAIFGRFISGSFYLQPEVIYGSKGGKFDFLDKNGNLLNRVDAKFTAIDVPVLLGIRFRDARIFAGPVVSYALNKNSAFETSLAPYTNENLSKDFLEKPIINGIVGLGFEFKYFFFDFRYEAGIQNYAQTTLGPSNNPKIFNFTTDQFILSIGLIK is encoded by the coding sequence ATGAAAAACTTACTTACTATAACATTACTTTTTTCTTTTTTTCTGGCAAATGCACAAGTGCAAGAGTCTGATTCATTAGAGAGTAAACCCGCCATTCCAATCGATAAATCACTTTATAAAAAGAATAAGTTTAAGTTTTCTTGGGGAGTAAGAGGTGGTTTGAGTAAAACAAGGGTGAACACTACTAGTGGCGATGTTATTCAGATTACACAAAGTGGTACGCCTTTGATTAGCAATGGTAGTGTGGTGAGGGATGAATTAGTATCGAATTCCGCATTTGGAAATGGCTACCAAGGGGCTATCTTTGGAAGGTTTATTAGTGGTTCTTTTTATTTGCAACCTGAGGTGATTTATGGTTCAAAAGGCGGGAAGTTTGATTTTCTTGATAAGAACGGTAATCTTTTAAATAGGGTAGATGCAAAGTTTACGGCTATTGATGTTCCTGTTTTATTAGGAATTAGGTTTAGAGATGCTAGAATTTTTGCTGGTCCAGTGGTGTCATATGCCTTGAATAAAAACTCTGCTTTTGAAACTAGCTTGGCACCTTATACTAATGAGAACTTATCAAAAGATTTTCTTGAAAAGCCTATCATCAATGGTATTGTTGGACTTGGCTTTGAATTCAAATATTTCTTCTTTGATTTTAGGTATGAAGCAGGTATTCAAAACTATGCTCAAACAACTTTGGGACCCTCTAATAACCCCAAAATATTCAATTTCACTACAGACCAGTTTATTCTCTCTATTGGATTAATTAAATAA
- a CDS encoding MGH1-like glycoside hydrolase domain-containing protein codes for MQETLEKKRLEERSDNRGWKKWGPYLSARQWGTVREDYSVYGDSWNYVSHDISRSRTYRWGEDGIGGISDNKQHICFAFSFWNHADPLLKERYFGLTGAEGNHGEDVKELYYYLDSTPTHSYMKMLYKYPIKLFPYEEILQGNRERGKKDKEFEILNTEAFNDNQYFDIYIEYAKKSENDILIKLTAHNRSNKAAKLAILPTLWFRNTWSWGYEDFAQKPMLTGIAGSQVEVRHQFFDNMKLYLEGADELLFSENETNMKRVFNKKNETPFVKDSINDYVVDGVKKAVNKNNIGTKMAGLYDKEIPAESSVEIRLRFSNETHLEDAFGDFDQIFNKSKADADDFYGEVQKDVKGEEQKEIQRQAFAGMMWNKQFYYYNMDQWANGDPKMPFKFTGRAFTRNDTWKHAYMHNILSMPDKWEYPWFAAWDLAFHTVTLARIDTDFAKRQLAVVLREYYMHPNGQIPAYEWNFSDVNPPVHAWATWKVYEIDKEQRGGKGDIAFLERIFHKLLLNFTWWVNQKDEEGNNIFGGGFLGLDNIGVFDRNAQIPGIQLQQADATGWMAIFTLNMLRISCEISLERPVYQDMASKFFEHFLHIAAAINNNLEDGTMGLWDEEDQFYYDKIQTPEARTIFLKVRSLVGLIPLCAVEVINQDLLDKLPEFKKRLEWVLNNRPDLASLISRWHEPGKGETHLLSLLRGHRMKMVLKKLFDEAEFLSDYGIRSLSKFHKEHPFGFDLHGEHLEVSYSPAETELSIMGGNSNWRGPIWFPLNYLIIDALHKYSQYYGDDYEVEYPTGSGKITTIANAANEISKRLISIFEENTEGLRPALQINEQYDKDEHFKKYHLFYEYFNGDNGEGCGAAHQTGWTGLVADLIAEVNEFEK; via the coding sequence ATGCAAGAAACTTTAGAGAAGAAAAGACTGGAAGAAAGGTCGGATAATAGAGGCTGGAAAAAATGGGGTCCATATCTTTCTGCCCGTCAATGGGGCACCGTAAGAGAGGATTACAGTGTTTATGGCGATAGCTGGAACTACGTAAGCCATGATATATCAAGAAGCCGTACGTATAGATGGGGTGAAGATGGTATAGGAGGGATCTCAGATAATAAACAACATATATGTTTTGCCTTTTCTTTTTGGAATCATGCGGATCCGCTTTTAAAAGAAAGATATTTTGGCCTAACAGGAGCCGAGGGTAATCATGGTGAAGATGTTAAGGAGCTATATTACTATTTAGATAGTACGCCTACGCACTCTTACATGAAGATGCTTTACAAGTATCCTATTAAGTTGTTCCCTTATGAAGAGATTTTGCAAGGGAATCGTGAAAGGGGGAAAAAAGATAAAGAATTTGAAATCCTAAATACGGAGGCGTTTAACGATAATCAATACTTTGATATTTATATCGAATACGCTAAAAAGTCAGAAAATGATATTTTAATAAAGCTTACAGCTCATAATAGGTCTAATAAAGCTGCAAAACTGGCTATTTTACCAACACTTTGGTTTAGAAATACTTGGTCATGGGGTTATGAAGACTTTGCTCAGAAACCTATGCTAACAGGAATTGCTGGTAGCCAAGTGGAAGTAAGGCATCAGTTTTTTGATAACATGAAACTCTATCTAGAGGGTGCTGATGAATTGTTGTTCTCAGAGAATGAGACCAACATGAAGCGAGTGTTTAATAAAAAGAATGAAACCCCTTTTGTGAAAGATAGTATCAATGATTATGTAGTTGATGGTGTCAAGAAAGCGGTTAATAAGAACAACATTGGTACTAAAATGGCGGGTCTTTATGATAAAGAGATTCCTGCCGAAAGTAGTGTTGAGATAAGGCTAAGGTTTTCTAATGAAACTCATCTGGAAGACGCTTTTGGAGACTTTGACCAAATCTTCAATAAATCAAAGGCGGATGCTGATGATTTTTATGGAGAAGTTCAAAAAGATGTAAAAGGAGAGGAGCAAAAAGAAATACAGCGTCAAGCTTTTGCTGGTATGATGTGGAACAAGCAGTTCTACTATTACAACATGGACCAGTGGGCAAACGGGGACCCTAAAATGCCTTTCAAATTTACAGGAAGAGCATTTACAAGGAACGACACTTGGAAGCATGCTTATATGCATAATATACTTTCAATGCCTGACAAATGGGAGTATCCTTGGTTTGCAGCTTGGGATTTAGCTTTCCATACGGTTACACTCGCAAGGATAGATACGGACTTTGCCAAAAGGCAATTAGCGGTAGTACTCCGAGAGTATTATATGCACCCTAATGGTCAAATTCCAGCTTACGAGTGGAATTTTTCTGATGTAAATCCGCCCGTACATGCTTGGGCTACTTGGAAAGTATATGAGATAGATAAAGAGCAGCGTGGAGGCAAAGGAGATATAGCCTTCTTGGAAAGGATTTTCCATAAACTACTCTTAAATTTCACTTGGTGGGTTAATCAAAAAGACGAAGAAGGAAATAATATCTTTGGAGGTGGCTTTTTAGGCCTTGATAATATTGGTGTATTTGATAGAAATGCCCAGATTCCAGGAATTCAGTTACAGCAGGCAGATGCCACAGGTTGGATGGCCATATTTACGTTAAATATGCTACGAATTTCTTGCGAGATTTCTTTAGAAAGGCCTGTTTATCAAGACATGGCGTCTAAGTTTTTTGAGCATTTTCTTCATATTGCAGCAGCTATTAATAATAACCTTGAAGATGGAACTATGGGTCTTTGGGATGAAGAAGACCAGTTTTATTATGATAAAATTCAAACACCAGAAGCGAGGACTATTTTCTTAAAAGTACGTTCGCTGGTAGGTTTGATTCCACTATGTGCAGTGGAAGTTATCAATCAAGATTTGCTTGATAAATTGCCCGAGTTTAAGAAGCGATTAGAGTGGGTTTTAAATAATAGACCAGACTTGGCATCTTTAATATCAAGATGGCATGAACCTGGGAAAGGTGAAACGCATTTGCTTTCTCTTTTAAGAGGGCACAGAATGAAGATGGTTTTAAAGAAACTATTTGACGAAGCTGAATTTCTTTCTGACTATGGCATTAGGTCATTATCGAAATTTCACAAAGAACATCCTTTTGGTTTTGATTTACATGGGGAACATTTAGAAGTAAGTTATAGCCCTGCCGAGACAGAATTGTCAATAATGGGAGGGAATAGTAACTGGCGTGGGCCTATTTGGTTCCCACTTAATTATCTTATTATAGATGCTTTACATAAGTATTCGCAATATTACGGCGATGATTACGAGGTAGAATATCCTACAGGTTCTGGTAAGATTACGACGATTGCTAATGCCGCAAATGAAATCTCAAAACGTTTGATTTCAATTTTTGAGGAAAATACGGAAGGTCTTAGGCCAGCTCTTCAAATAAATGAGCAGTACGATAAAGATGAGCATTTTAAAAAGTATCATTTATTTTACGAATACTTTAATGGCGATAACGGCGAAGGCTGTGGTGCCGCTCACCAAACAGGCTGGACAGGTCTGGTAGCAGACTTAATAGCTGAGGTGAATGAGTTTGAGAAATAG
- a CDS encoding sialate O-acetylesterase, which produces MKKTFTLLLFILSLNCFSQENWKLNFPKLEEKASEIPNKSKVWVFIMAGQSNMAGRGFVEPQDTLSQDRILSINSKSEIILAKEPLHWYEPNSTGLDCGLSFAQNLLLEIPQDVSILMLPVAIGGSSTTQWLGDSTYRGVQLLTNFKEKVAIGKKYGTIKGIIWHQGESDANGRSLPQYSTRMETLLKQFRKETGNKKLPIIMGELGGYRQSENWLELNDKIRNLSSKDKYTGFITTKDLNHKGDNLHFNSEGLREIGKRFAEKYISIIK; this is translated from the coding sequence ATGAAAAAGACATTCACTCTTCTCCTATTTATACTCTCCCTAAACTGTTTCTCGCAGGAAAATTGGAAGCTTAACTTTCCTAAACTCGAAGAAAAAGCATCTGAAATACCCAACAAAAGTAAAGTCTGGGTCTTCATCATGGCTGGACAGTCAAATATGGCAGGAAGAGGTTTTGTAGAACCACAAGACACTTTAAGCCAAGATCGAATCCTTTCAATTAACTCAAAAAGTGAAATTATCTTGGCTAAAGAACCCCTACATTGGTATGAACCTAATAGTACAGGACTAGACTGCGGACTTTCTTTTGCACAAAACCTTCTTCTAGAAATTCCTCAAGACGTAAGTATTTTAATGCTTCCGGTGGCTATTGGCGGAAGTTCTACAACACAATGGCTGGGCGATTCTACCTATAGAGGGGTTCAATTATTAACTAATTTCAAAGAAAAAGTGGCGATTGGAAAGAAGTACGGCACAATTAAAGGAATTATATGGCATCAAGGTGAAAGTGATGCCAATGGTCGTTCTCTGCCTCAATATAGCACAAGAATGGAAACACTTCTCAAACAATTCCGAAAAGAAACTGGCAATAAAAAACTCCCAATAATCATGGGTGAATTAGGCGGCTATCGTCAGTCAGAAAATTGGTTAGAACTAAATGACAAGATTCGTAATTTATCGTCAAAGGATAAATACACAGGCTTTATAACTACAAAAGACCTCAACCACAAGGGCGACAACTTACATTTCAACAGTGAGGGATTGCGAGAAATAGGTAAAAGATTTGCTGAAAAATATATTTCCATAATCAAATAA
- a CDS encoding DUF937 domain-containing protein: protein MAGILDLLGSDLGKQIISGVSGQTGAPSNKTADVLGMALPVLMGAMQRNASTPDGAAGLLGAVTGKHGGNILDNLGGLFQGGVDESVVNDGAGILGHVLGGKQAGVESALSQKSGLDMGTVSQILKVAAPILMGVIGKQVSQSNVQDSNGLGNVLGGLLGGGSGSTQQSLIESFLDSDGDGSIVDDLAGMLLSGATGQKKGGLGGLLGGLFGK, encoded by the coding sequence ATGGCTGGAATTTTAGACTTATTAGGTAGTGATTTAGGCAAGCAGATTATTTCTGGTGTTAGCGGGCAAACCGGTGCACCATCAAATAAAACTGCAGATGTCTTAGGAATGGCACTACCTGTATTAATGGGTGCTATGCAAAGAAATGCATCAACACCTGACGGAGCCGCAGGCCTATTAGGAGCTGTAACTGGAAAACATGGTGGAAACATTTTGGATAATCTAGGAGGTTTGTTCCAAGGTGGAGTAGATGAAAGCGTTGTAAACGACGGTGCTGGAATTTTAGGACACGTTTTAGGTGGAAAACAAGCTGGTGTAGAAAGTGCCTTAAGCCAAAAGTCTGGTTTAGATATGGGTACTGTATCTCAAATTTTGAAAGTAGCTGCTCCTATCTTAATGGGAGTAATAGGTAAGCAAGTAAGTCAGTCAAACGTACAAGACAGCAATGGCCTTGGAAACGTACTTGGTGGTTTACTAGGCGGAGGTTCAGGAAGTACGCAGCAGAGCCTTATTGAGTCTTTCTTAGATTCGGATGGCGATGGTAGCATTGTTGATGATTTAGCTGGAATGCTTCTTAGTGGTGCTACTGGACAGAAGAAAGGTGGACTAGGCGGATTGCTTGGTGGACTTTTCGGAAAATAA
- the ftsH gene encoding ATP-dependent zinc metalloprotease FtsH — protein sequence MPEEKSPLPKQKKKLPIGSGPGFQGWIIAALILGIVGVMYFSNNKSLSAIKYKNLEEMVLKGEVETVAVVTDANVAEVTLSSEALQKDEYKNLLGNNRFTSGPHMKVAIVSEYAFMDEFTNFLKNANIDDKKKAALYPEPIHREDIMNSLFNWLPLILFFGLMYFLMTRMAGGGGPGGQLFNIGKSKASLFDTDNKVKISFKDVAGLEEAKEELNEIVEFLKKPEKFTELGGKIPKGALLVGPPGTGKTLMAKAVAGEASVPFFSLSGSDFVEMFVGVGAARVRDLFKQAKEKAPCIIFIDEIDAVGRSRGKGGMPGGNDERENTLNSLLVEMDGFGSDAGIIIIAATNRPDVLDQALLRPGRFDRQISVDAPDINGREAIFKVHMRPLKLNDKVDAKKLATQTPGFAGAEIANVCNEAALLAARRGKKSIEMQDFMDAIDREIGGLEKKNKLISPEEKEIVAYHEAGHAVAGWFLEHANPLVKVSIVPRGAAALGYAQYLPKEQFLYRTEQLFEEMCMSLGGRVAEDIVFGKISTGALSDLEKITKMAYGMVTVYGLNEEIGNISFHDSKQADYSFTKPYSEYTAQKIDQEVKKLVDKAYKLTKELLLSKRKELDILAKALLEREIIFQSDLVGLIGERPFETLTTYQEYMDKEDVIEAPEKVEISLNADGTSPEIPEIKKDETEELKS from the coding sequence ATGCCAGAGGAAAAGAGTCCTTTACCAAAACAAAAGAAAAAATTACCGATTGGAAGCGGTCCGGGTTTTCAAGGTTGGATAATAGCCGCCTTGATCTTGGGAATCGTTGGGGTAATGTATTTTTCTAATAATAAATCGCTTTCAGCTATCAAATATAAGAACCTAGAAGAAATGGTTCTTAAAGGCGAAGTAGAAACCGTAGCCGTAGTAACAGACGCTAATGTAGCCGAAGTAACTTTATCAAGCGAAGCTCTTCAAAAGGACGAGTACAAAAATCTTTTAGGAAATAACAGATTTACATCTGGCCCACACATGAAAGTGGCTATAGTTTCTGAATACGCCTTCATGGACGAATTCACTAACTTCCTTAAGAATGCCAACATAGATGACAAAAAGAAAGCAGCTCTTTACCCAGAGCCAATTCACAGAGAAGACATAATGAATTCTTTATTCAACTGGCTTCCTTTGATTCTGTTTTTTGGTCTAATGTACTTCTTAATGACCAGAATGGCTGGTGGCGGAGGCCCAGGCGGACAGCTTTTTAATATTGGAAAATCAAAAGCCTCGCTTTTTGATACTGATAACAAAGTAAAAATCAGCTTTAAAGATGTAGCTGGGCTAGAAGAAGCTAAAGAAGAACTTAATGAAATAGTGGAGTTCTTAAAGAAACCAGAAAAATTCACAGAGTTGGGAGGTAAAATACCTAAAGGTGCCCTTTTAGTAGGCCCTCCAGGTACTGGTAAAACCCTTATGGCGAAAGCTGTAGCAGGAGAAGCTAGTGTGCCTTTCTTTTCTCTATCAGGTTCTGACTTTGTAGAAATGTTTGTGGGTGTGGGTGCTGCTAGAGTACGTGACCTTTTCAAACAAGCGAAAGAAAAAGCACCGTGTATTATTTTCATTGATGAGATTGATGCTGTAGGTCGTTCAAGAGGAAAAGGTGGCATGCCAGGCGGAAACGACGAGCGTGAAAACACATTGAACTCTTTATTAGTAGAGATGGATGGTTTCGGTTCTGATGCTGGTATTATTATTATAGCAGCCACCAACAGACCTGACGTATTAGACCAAGCTTTATTGAGACCAGGTCGTTTTGACAGACAAATTAGCGTAGATGCTCCAGACATTAATGGTCGTGAGGCTATTTTCAAAGTACATATGCGTCCTTTGAAACTTAATGACAAGGTAGACGCTAAGAAACTAGCAACGCAAACCCCAGGTTTTGCCGGAGCTGAAATAGCTAACGTATGTAACGAAGCAGCTCTCTTGGCTGCTAGAAGAGGCAAGAAATCTATTGAAATGCAAGATTTCATGGATGCCATTGATAGAGAGATTGGAGGTTTAGAGAAAAAGAACAAATTGATTTCTCCAGAAGAGAAAGAAATAGTAGCCTATCACGAAGCAGGTCACGCAGTGGCTGGTTGGTTCTTAGAACACGCCAATCCACTTGTAAAAGTGAGTATTGTTCCTAGAGGTGCAGCAGCTTTAGGCTATGCCCAATATTTACCAAAAGAGCAATTCTTGTATAGAACAGAGCAGCTTTTTGAAGAAATGTGTATGTCTCTTGGTGGTAGAGTGGCTGAAGACATTGTTTTCGGTAAGATTTCTACCGGTGCATTAAGTGATTTAGAGAAAATTACCAAAATGGCCTATGGCATGGTAACGGTCTATGGTCTTAATGAAGAAATAGGAAACATCTCTTTCCATGATTCTAAACAAGCTGACTATTCATTCACAAAGCCGTATTCTGAATACACTGCTCAGAAGATTGACCAAGAGGTTAAGAAACTAGTAGACAAGGCTTATAAGCTGACTAAAGAGCTTCTTCTTTCGAAACGTAAAGAATTAGATATTTTAGCTAAAGCTTTGTTAGAAAGAGAAATTATTTTCCAGAGTGATTTAGTAGGTTTAATAGGTGAAAGACCTTTTGAAACTTTAACTACTTATCAAGAGTATATGGACAAGGAAGATGTTATAGAAGCACCTGAGAAAGTTGAAATTTCTCTGAATGCAGATGGAACTTCTCCAGAAATTCCGGAAATCAAGAAAGATGAAACAGAAGAGCTGAAAAGCTAA
- a CDS encoding biotin--[acetyl-CoA-carboxylase] ligase: MNKIQPKTLFTGKNAIYLPTCHSTNETAGEIIQKGEIMEGTIVITDNQTRGKGQRGNTWHSEKGQNLTFTLILKPDFIPVNEQFRLNMAVSLAVYQTLTEFLDEKLKIKWPNDILYGDQKLGGILIESLISNRIINYSFIGIGLNINQGNFELPNATSLSNLTENGLYDREELLTSLLENLEKQYLSIKQGKDVFLKDNYTENLFRRDVWSEYKTEDGVFEGKIRGVSESGKLIMETKFGLKQFGTKEFEYIY; encoded by the coding sequence TTGAACAAAATTCAGCCCAAAACACTATTTACGGGCAAAAATGCCATTTACCTGCCAACTTGTCACTCAACTAACGAAACGGCAGGTGAAATAATTCAGAAAGGGGAGATAATGGAGGGGACTATTGTCATAACTGACAATCAGACGAGGGGGAAAGGTCAAAGAGGAAACACTTGGCATTCGGAAAAAGGACAGAATTTGACATTTACATTAATTTTAAAGCCAGACTTTATTCCTGTAAATGAACAGTTTAGGTTAAATATGGCAGTATCTTTAGCGGTATATCAAACGTTGACGGAGTTTCTGGATGAAAAGCTGAAAATAAAATGGCCGAATGATATTTTATATGGAGATCAAAAACTTGGTGGTATTTTGATAGAGAGTTTAATCTCTAATAGAATCATTAATTACAGTTTTATAGGAATAGGCCTAAATATAAATCAAGGTAATTTTGAATTACCAAATGCTACTTCACTTTCTAATTTAACAGAAAACGGTCTTTATGATAGAGAGGAGCTATTAACTAGTTTGTTGGAAAATCTTGAGAAGCAATATTTGAGTATAAAGCAGGGAAAAGACGTATTTTTAAAGGATAATTATACCGAAAACTTATTTAGGAGAGACGTTTGGAGCGAATATAAGACGGAAGATGGGGTGTTTGAGGGTAAGATAAGAGGTGTAAGCGAGTCGGGGAAATTAATAATGGAGACCAAATTTGGATTAAAGCAATTTGGAACAAAAGAATTTGAATATATCTATTAA
- the mutS gene encoding DNA mismatch repair protein MutS, giving the protein MAKSKPKKETPLNKQFNQIKAKYPGALLLFRVGDFYETFGSDAIKTSKILGIVLTKRNNGGSNQELAGFPHHSLDTYLPKLVRAGERVAICDQLEDPKNVKGIVKRGVTELVTPGVSYNDNVLETKQNNYLASIHFGAKENYGVSFLDISTGEFSCTEGSASYIDKLLQSFAPAEVLYCKQYNAKFKETFGDRFNTYTFDDWAYTYDFAFPILTKHFKTTTLKGFGIENLKDGVTAAGVILQYLEDTEHREINHISNLARLDEDKFVWLDKFTIRNLELVFPQHEGGVPLIDILDHTITPMGARCMRKWVVLPLKELKPIQDRQDTVEVFVKEPEQLEEIQSLLKPIGDLERLISKVAVRRISPREIVQLNRALKQMAPLKEVLEKLSEGNPIFKKYADQLADCKFLVDLISKQIKDDAPHVSNRGGMIKTGVDSVLDEYHEIAFSGKDYLLGIQRRESANTGITSLKIAYNKVFGYYLEVSNAHKDKVPTEWIRKQTLVNAERYITEELKVYEEKILTAESKIFDIEFKIYNELVLAAGEFVPQIQLNARVISALDALASFAVIAVQNNYCKPDLEDSSIIDIKEGRHPVIEKQLPPGESYVPNDLILNDDDQQIIIVTGPNMAGKSALLRQTALIVLMAQIGSFVPAEAARIGLVDKIFTRVGASDNLSRGESTFMVEMTETASILNNLSEKSLVIMDEIGRGTSTYDGVSIAWSISEYLHNNQKFKPRTLFATHYHELNQLTEDFGRIKNFNVAVKEVNGKVVFLRKLKEGGSEHSFGIHVAQIAGMPQSIVLRASEILLHLEKDNIKEKNKEKIREAPKDNFQLSFFDAPDPKMQELKEKMESIDVNTLSPIEALLKLNELKKLVE; this is encoded by the coding sequence ATGGCCAAATCCAAACCAAAAAAGGAAACCCCATTAAATAAGCAGTTCAATCAAATAAAGGCCAAATACCCTGGTGCTCTATTGCTCTTCAGAGTGGGAGATTTCTATGAGACATTTGGTTCAGATGCCATAAAAACTTCTAAAATTTTAGGGATAGTTTTAACCAAAAGAAACAATGGAGGTTCAAATCAAGAATTAGCTGGCTTTCCTCATCATTCTTTAGATACTTATTTACCTAAGCTAGTTCGTGCGGGTGAACGAGTAGCCATTTGTGACCAATTAGAAGATCCAAAAAACGTCAAGGGAATTGTAAAACGTGGAGTAACGGAACTTGTAACACCTGGTGTTTCTTATAATGACAACGTATTAGAAACCAAACAAAATAACTACCTAGCGTCCATCCATTTTGGAGCAAAAGAGAATTATGGTGTCTCCTTCTTAGATATTTCTACCGGTGAGTTTTCTTGTACAGAAGGCTCCGCCTCTTATATTGATAAACTTTTACAGAGTTTCGCTCCAGCTGAAGTTCTTTATTGCAAACAGTATAATGCAAAATTCAAGGAAACGTTCGGCGATAGGTTTAACACATATACTTTTGACGACTGGGCATACACTTACGACTTTGCCTTCCCTATTCTTACCAAACACTTCAAAACCACTACGCTAAAAGGTTTTGGAATTGAAAACTTGAAAGATGGCGTCACCGCGGCTGGTGTAATTTTACAATACCTAGAAGATACCGAGCACAGAGAGATTAATCATATTTCTAATTTAGCAAGGTTAGATGAAGACAAGTTCGTTTGGCTTGATAAATTCACTATTCGAAACCTTGAATTGGTTTTCCCGCAGCATGAAGGTGGTGTTCCACTTATAGATATTTTAGACCATACCATAACACCCATGGGAGCCAGATGCATGAGGAAGTGGGTGGTGCTACCACTGAAAGAGTTAAAACCTATTCAAGATAGGCAAGATACAGTAGAGGTTTTTGTTAAAGAACCCGAGCAATTAGAAGAAATCCAAAGTCTTCTGAAGCCAATTGGCGATTTAGAAAGATTAATTTCTAAAGTAGCAGTAAGAAGAATTAGCCCACGTGAGATAGTTCAACTTAATAGAGCCCTGAAACAAATGGCTCCACTAAAAGAAGTTTTAGAAAAACTTAGCGAAGGTAATCCTATATTCAAGAAATACGCTGACCAACTAGCCGACTGTAAATTCTTGGTCGATTTGATTTCAAAACAAATAAAAGACGATGCCCCACACGTAAGTAATAGAGGTGGCATGATAAAAACGGGGGTTGACTCCGTACTTGACGAATACCACGAAATAGCCTTTTCAGGGAAAGATTACCTCTTAGGAATTCAAAGAAGGGAATCAGCTAATACTGGAATCACTTCATTAAAAATAGCTTACAATAAGGTTTTCGGGTATTATCTAGAAGTTTCTAATGCTCATAAAGACAAAGTACCTACGGAGTGGATTAGAAAACAGACCTTAGTAAATGCGGAAAGATATATTACCGAAGAACTTAAAGTTTATGAGGAAAAGATATTAACTGCAGAAAGTAAGATTTTTGACATTGAGTTTAAAATCTATAATGAACTTGTATTAGCTGCAGGCGAATTTGTACCTCAAATTCAGCTTAACGCAAGAGTTATTTCAGCTTTGGACGCTCTTGCATCATTTGCCGTAATAGCTGTTCAAAACAACTACTGCAAACCTGATTTAGAAGACAGCAGCATTATTGATATCAAAGAAGGACGCCATCCGGTTATTGAAAAACAACTCCCTCCTGGAGAAAGTTACGTTCCTAACGATTTGATATTGAATGACGATGACCAGCAAATCATCATTGTCACTGGCCCCAACATGGCAGGTAAGTCGGCCTTACTTAGACAAACCGCTTTGATAGTTTTAATGGCACAAATAGGAAGTTTTGTTCCTGCCGAGGCTGCCAGAATAGGATTAGTAGACAAAATATTTACTAGAGTTGGTGCTAGTGATAACCTTTCTAGGGGCGAATCTACTTTTATGGTAGAAATGACGGAAACCGCTTCCATTCTGAATAATCTAAGCGAAAAAAGTTTGGTCATCATGGATGAAATAGGGCGTGGAACTAGTACCTATGATGGAGTAAGTATAGCCTGGAGTATTTCCGAATATTTACATAACAATCAGAAGTTTAAGCCTAGAACACTTTTTGCTACGCACTACCACGAGTTAAATCAATTAACAGAGGACTTTGGAAGAATTAAAAATTTCAACGTTGCCGTAAAAGAGGTTAACGGAAAAGTGGTGTTTCTAAGAAAATTAAAAGAAGGTGGTAGCGAACACAGTTTTGGTATTCATGTGGCCCAAATAGCCGGAATGCCTCAGTCTATAGTGCTACGAGCTAGCGAAATTTTACTACACTTAGAAAAAGACAATATTAAGGAAAAGAACAAGGAGAAAATAAGAGAAGCTCCAAAGGACAATTTCCAGCTAAGTTTCTTTGACGCACCCGACCCTAAAATGCAGGAGCTAAAAGAGAAAATGGAAAGTATAGATGTCAATACCCTCTCCCCTATTGAAGCCCTTTTGAAGCTGAATGAGCTAAAAAAATTAGTGGAATAA